From Magnetofaba australis IT-1:
GTGGCCTGTACAGCCGCCTTGATGCGGTCATTTGCGCTCATCGCGTTTTTCCTGTTGACAATGTAATCAATCGCTGACATCTGTTAAGCAATCGCAGCACATTATGCACTGCTGTTATCTAGTCACGTATTTTGGTGGAGATTGCCATGGATATCAACGGATTCCCCCCTGGGCAGGTTCTGCATAGACAGATTAAAGGGGCTTTTGTCGCCAAAGGTACCACTTTCACAGCTTGGTGCCGTGAAAATGGCATCTCGCCAGCCGCTGGCAAGAACAGCTTGCTTGGCGCATGGGACGGCCCGAAAGGCCGCCAAGTGCGCCAGCAACTCATTGAAGCGGCGGGCTTAACCGCTGATTCATCCGGCAACGCCTAAAGGAGGCAAGCATGTACCACAACTCAGTCACGCCCTTTTCCTGGGAAAACCTCACCCTCTGCGAAGCCATCGACCTGAATGGCGTTCCCCACGTCACCCGCCGCGCCATGGGCGAGTGGTTGGAGTATGCCAACCCTCAAACCTCGGTAGATACCATCATCAAACGCAATCCCCATATTGAGAACCATTCAGTAGCCATCAGTCTGATGGCTACTGACGGCAAGCAATACGACACCAGCGTCTATCACCCCATCGGCTTCCTGTTGACGGTGATGGCGTCGGACCAGCCCAAGGCCAAGGCGATGCAAGAGGCCGTCGCCAAATTCGTTTGGCACTTCAGCCAACAGAGTGGCCGCATTCAGGAGATGACCACGGCGCAGCGGATTCAGATGCGCAATCAACTCTTCCGGGCCATTGACCGCTACCGCAAGACCCGCAACGCCTTCGTGCGCAGCGAAATGGCGCTCATTATTCAGGATCTTCATGAAGGTCTGGGATTGGCGTCTCCCCAACTGGAGATGATTAACACTCTCTTCACCGTCTCCATTGATGGCCAAGTCACCTATCAACGGACTGACCCGCCCTATGACGACGACGACAAGGAAACGCTCCAATGAGCGCGCCCACCACACCGGCCACCACCAAGAGCGTTCGCGCCAAACTGGACCACTGCCAACGGGCGTTGAAAGCGTTTGATCTGCTGCAAGGGCTCTCCCCCGATTTGGAGAATCTGAGCTACGCCAGCCTGGAGGCGAAAAACGCCGCCAAAGAGTGTCTGCTTCAGGCGGCGGAGATGGTGGACAAGCTCCCCCTGAATCATGGGAGCGCCATCCATCCATAAAGCAACGCGCCCACGCCGCCGCCGGGAGCCAACGATAAGGCGGCGGGGCGCAATCCCCTGGCAAGCGCGTTTTTTCGCGCAGTTTCAGGGATTCTATCGTGCCAATCATCCACCAACAGCCGCGATCAAAGACGGCGAAAAGGGAGCGTGGAAAATGAGCGATGACCGGTTTCACAAATGGGAATTGAGGGAGGAGTTACAAGGCCCTCCCATCGTCGGCGATGCGCAAACGCCCGGCTATGCGGCGGGCAATGTCGCCAGCTTTCTGGAACAGGCGTTGGGCTATGCCGCCGTGCGGGGTGAAGGGCTGTTCCTGAGCCCGGACGCCCTGGAGGGAATGCGGCTGATTCTGTGCCGCGCCGCTGAGGACGCCTACACCGCGCAAAGCCGCGCCAGCGAAGCGAACCAACGCCTTGCCCAATCTGATGAAATCAACCGCATGTTGATGCGCCAACACCTTCAGCAAACCGCCGATCCAACGCCGCCGGACAACGTTGCGCCGCTGCGCTCTCCCACCCCATAGCCTCTGACATCAGGTCTAAGCCAATGAACGCGCAAAATACCGAACCACCCCTTGATCATTTCCAAGCCGCTTTGGATCAAGCCGGGCTCACGCTCAAAGACCGCTACTCCATCCCAGAAGCCGCCAAAGCGCTGGGCGTGTCGCCACAAACAGCGCGCGCTTGGGTACATGATGGCAAGTTAGCGGTAATGGAGATGGGGCCGCGCGCCCGCTGGGTGCTGGCGCAAGACCTCAAGGCGTTTATCAACGCCGCCTATCGCGCCGCCGAACGCGGCCCGAACCCCGCCGCCAAACTCTCTGCTTGAGCGGGGCCAAGCATGGACGCGGCGCAATTACGGGAACGGGTGGATCTACACGACCTCTGCCACAAGCTGGGCATCCAGAAGGGCAAATCCGGCAACTACCGGGCTCCCTGGCGCGATGACAAGAAGGCGTCTCTCTCCATCTTTGGCGAAGGGCGCAAGTGGAAGGATCATGCGGACGGCGACAAGGGCGGATCGTGCATTGATCTGGTGATGCACGCCCGTAGCGTGGCCATGCCCGAAGCCATGAGCCTCTTGCATGACCTCTATGGCTTTGCGCGGGATCTGCCGCAAACGCCCGCCCAGACGCAACCCGAATCCACAGAGCAATACGTCTGGCGGCAGGCCAAAAGCTCCCCCAAGCTCTCAGAGGCCAAAACCTACCTGATTGAGCGCCGTAAACTGCCCAAGGAGTGGGTAGAGCGATGGGCAGGCAAGGCGTTTGGCTACTCCGATTGGAGCCCATCCGGCGAAGGCAAGAACCCTGCTGAGTATGGCCCGGCCATCGTCTTCCCGGTGCATGACGCCCACGGCCAGGCGGTGGGGGTGAATCAGCGTTATCTGGCCGACGATCACCCAATCAAAATGCGCATGCTGGGCGGCGCATCAGGCGGTTTCTACCGGCCAGACGCCGCCACGCTGCGCAAGCCGGTGTTGACGTTGGTTGAGAGTCCCATTGATGCCCTGACGCTGACCGCCGCCGGTTGCCCGGCCATCGCCTTTTTATCGGCTTCCATGATAGGGAGCCTCCCCCTTTCCTGGCTCAATGATACGCAACGCCTGATGATTCTGGCCGATGACGACGACGCAGGCCGCAAAGCCGCCAACGGGCTCTATCACCGCGCGCTATCCCAAGGGATTACGGTGCAGATGGCCGGTTGGGCCAGCGCGTGGGCGGTGGCCCGCAAAGATCCCAACGACGCGCTGCAAGCAGGGGAGTCCTTGGAAGCCATCAAGGAGGCCGCCAGGAGCGCCGACAGGGCGCTTTTCCCCGCTGGCGCGCCCTTTGTGCCAGCGGGCGAATTTGGGCGCAGCAAGGGCTATCTGTGCGACCTGGACAGCATGCACTTTCAAAAGAGCGTCCGCATTGATGGCGATGACCACACGATTGAAGAGCCTATGGCGGGCTTCCGCGTCTACCGCATCGACCCCATCACCATCCATGACCCAGAAACCGCCTTGGCCAGTGTCGCCTATGGCCACGCCGCAACCCGCTCTGTGGTCACCTATCGGCGCGCGGAATCGGACTACATGCAACAGGCGGTCATAGACGCCAAGGATATGGGCGATCCACGCAAATGGCGCACACTTGGGCATGTGCATAACTCCAAGCAACTGGCTTTGGCCATGCAAACCCTCTCCCGCGACCGCAACAACCAACAGGAATCAGTGGATGTCATCGGCTTGGTTCGGGTGGGGGAGCGCATCCGCGTCAATGACGGCGAATCCGCCTTCCTGGACGCTGAACGCTGTCTCTATCACCGCTGGCGCGCGCCATCTGGCCCCATAGCAGACGCCGCCATGACCGTCAGGCAGATGCGCAGCCTGCTCAAAGGCGATCTGGGTTTGTTCCTGCTGGCGTGGCACTTGGGGGCGTTTCTCAAGGCGTTCATTGGCTTCTGGCCGCATCTGGCCATATCCGCCCATGCGGGCAGCGGCAAAACCACCATTGTGGAGATTATGCGCAGCCTGACGGGGGCCATCTCCGTAGAGCCCAGCGAACTGAGCACCGGCTATCGCGCCATGAAGTCTCTGAGCAACCACGCCTTGCCCATCTACTTTGATGAGATTTCCCGCGCCAAGCCGCAACCGCTGTCCAACTTCCTGGACCTGCTCAACGTCGCCTATCGCCAGGAGCGGCGCAACCATGGCTCGGCGTCCACGGCGTTCCTGTTGGCCGGTTCCGCCTGCATGATTGGGCAGGACAACCCCACCGATGACGCCGCGTTGGCGTCCAAGGTGATTCAATTCGACATCGACGGCGCCAAGGGGGGAGCTATTCGACCCCAAGCGCCCGTTTCCGGTGCGCGAATGGGGGGAGTATCTGGCGTCCAAATGGAGCCGGGAGAGCGCCCGTGAGCGCCTGGAGGGGCATAAGAAGCGCCTGTTGAAAAAGCTCCCAGATGGTAGCGACGCCGCCAAGCTGGATCGCTTCGTCAACAACTACGCCGCCCTGCGTCTGGCGCTGGAAGAGGTGATGCACTTCGCTGGAATGGAGCCCAGCCAAGAGCGCGCCGTTTGGCTCAGCCTGGAAGGGTTGTTGAAGAGCCATTTGGCGGGCACCAACACCATTCGCCGCGAGTCCGCCGCCATTCTGGACCGCATGGCGCGGGAAGTGGCCATCTCCCGCCCCGATGAGCGCCCGCCCTTCGCTATTGAGGGCGATCAACTGATTGTGCCCGCCAAGGTGATTCTGGACTTCCTCAATCGGCGCGGCTTCACTTTCCCGGTCACCTCCCCCAATCGCTTAACCAGTCATCTGAAGATTGATGGCTTCTTGCTGGAAACCGGCGTGCAAAAGCGGCTGGGCGGGCGCAAGTTCTCCAGTTGCTTGGCCATCTCCCTCAAGGCGCTGGAAGAGGCGGGCGTTGACTGGCCCACCGACAACGGACCCGAAGGGCCATTCTCATGAGCGCCCGCCCCGTCATCGACCGGCAAGCGTGGCGCAACGCCATTCGCCAACGCGCCCCGGAACTGCAAGCGGTCTATGGTTTCCCCACGCAGTTGGCGGAGACCATGGCCGCGTTTGAGACCCAACAGCGCCCGCCTGAGATCCCCGCCGATTCCTGGAATCAGTTCGTTGAGGATCTGCGCAACTACTTGGGCTCCTGGCATGGCGTGGGTAGTGAATACCATCCGGTCAAGAGTAGCGGGCCCATCAAGAAAGGCGGCGCGTGATGGCCCGCCAATGCACCGTATGCGCTCATAGGAAGCTGAACGCCATTGATGAAGCCTTGGTGGCGGGGGAGTCCATGGCGGGCCTTGCCAAACGCTACAAGCTTTCCCGCGACGCTTTGCGGCGGCATCGAGACAGCCACTTGCCCGAAGTCATGGTGAAGTCGGAAGAGGCGCAACAGACCGCGCGCGGCGATAGCCTGATTGATCAACTCAAGGCGCTGCAAACTCGCGCCCACAACATCGCTATGAAGGCAGAGAAAGAGGGGGATTTGCGCGCCGCTCTGGCGGGCATTCGGGAGTTGGTGCGCATCGTGGAGTTGCTGGGCAAGCTGCAAGGGGAGTTGGAGAGCGGCGGGCCAGTAGTGAACGTCTCCATCAACGCCGAATGGGTGGAGATCCGCGCTGTTGTGCTGAGCGCCCTGGCCCCCTACCCAGACGCCCGCCAAGCCGTGGCCAAGGCGCTTTCAGCTAAGACGGGGGGCGCATCATGACTCTGCCCGCTATGGCCAGAGATCTGCGCTACGCCTTGGACCCGGTGGCGTGGGCGGTTGAACGCCTGCAATGGGAGCCGGATACGTGGCAACGCCGGTTCCTGCTATCGGCCTCTCAGCGGGTGATTCTGCTTTGTTCGCGTCAGGTGGGCAAAAGCACCGCCGCCGCCGCCCTGGCGCTGCATACGGCTATCTTTCGACCCGGCTCCAACACGCTGTTGCTCTCCCCCAGCCAGCGCCAGAGCGGCGAGTTGTTCCGCAAGATTTCCGGCTTCCTCAAGGCGTTGCCGGAACAGGAGCGCCCGCAACTGCCTGAAGACAACCGCCTCTCTCTGGCCACGGCCAGCGGCTCCCGCGTGGTTTCGCTTCCCGGCTCCCCCGATACCATCCGGGGCTATTCCGGCGTTGATTTGTTGGTTCTGGATGAAGCGGCGTTCGCCTCTGATGCGCTCTACATGGCCGTGTTGCCCATGTTGGCTGCGTCTGGTGGGAGGCTGGTGTTGCTTAGCACCCCACAAGGCAAACGCGGCTTCTTCTACCGGGAATGGGCGGATGGAGGCGCGGATTGGGCGCGGATTCAAGTGCGGGCCAGTGAATGCCCGCGCATCTCCCCCGCGTTTCTGGAGCAACAACGCCAGACCATGGGAGAGGCGTGGTTTCAGCAAGAGTACATGGCGGAGTTCAGTGACAATTTAAATGCCGTCTTCTCACACAACGCCATCCAGGCGGCGTTTTGCAATGACGTTGACCCCCTGTTCCCTTCTGGGCTTGAAGGCTTTGAAGGAGGAGCAGGCGATATGTTTGCCGTAAACCCGGCATTCAGAACATGACTGTTTAGGACTTCATAGGAAGAGTGTCATGAGAGAGCAGAATCAACAGGCAAAGCCCTTATTTATCGCTGGTTTGGATCTTGGGCAAGCCAACGACTACACCGCTTTGGCGATATTGGAGCAACGCCGCCTTGAAGGAGATACCTATGGATGGCGCTATCTGGCAAGACACTTAAACCGATACCCGCGCGGCACGAGCTACCCGGATGTCGTCAAAGGCATTTCTCAGTTGCTTGAATCGCCTCAGCTCCAAGGCTGCGTTAACGCTTTGGTGATTGATGGTTCCGGCTGTGGCCGCCCTGTGGTGGATATGTTTGTTGAAGCCCGGCTACGCACGACGATTGCCGCTATCACCGTGCATGGAGGGGATGCCGTTACGGAAGAGCATCCTGAGCGATTGAGTCTGAAGCGTTTGAAGATCCCCAAACGGGATCTTGTGGGGACGCTCCAAGCCACTCTGCAAACACAGCGGCTGCAATTTGCCGCCTCCCTGGAGCATGCCGCCGCCTTACGCCATGAACTGGAGAATTTTCGCGCCAAGATCAATATTGCCACAGGGCATGAGAGTTTCGAGGCATGGCGCGAAGGGGATCATGATGACTTGGTGTTTGCGGTGGGATTGGCCGTTTGGTGGGGGGAGCGACACCCACCCCAGCAATACGCCTACATCCCTGTACGCCTCTCAAGAGACTCTGACGACGATCCCGTTCCGCGCCGTGTGCGCATGCCTGGGAAAATGGGTGGGCGCGCCGCATGGCGGGGTTTCTAACCGGATGTGCAGTGGAATAGGCGACCGTGTTGCGGTTCCATCGCATGAGTACGAGACAGCGGCCATTGAGGCGCTATAGGCAATGGTGGCGAAGAAGAAATAATCGGGAGTGATGTGACATGCATCAAAATATGAGAGCGTTCGAAGCCACGGGAGACCATTCATGAACATGCGACCCATGAAATATGTGACTTTGAGGAAGTTCAGCGAGTTGACCGGCTATTCAAAACAGGCCGCTGAATCGAAGATGAAGCGCGGGGATTGGATGCGGGATCAACATTACCGGAAAGCCCCAGACGGGCGCATTCTGATGGATCTGGAGGCGATTGAAAAATGGATCGAAGAAAATCCGGCGGCGTAAGAGTCAGGGGGAAAGGCATCCAGATTGATTTCTATTGTCGAGGCGTGCGTTGTCGGGAGACGTTGCGCCTCTCCCCCACCAAAACCAACTTGCATCGGGCCGCCAACATCAAGGCCAAGATCGAAGAGGAGATTGCAACAGGCACGTTCGATTACGCCAAGTACTTCCCCAATAGCTCCCGCGTCGCTCTGTTCAGCAAAGGGCCGAAGCCAAGCAATCAACGGGTGGGGGAGGCCCTGGAAGACTTCTTGGCTGATAAGCGGCGCGGCTGTGCGGTGTCCACCTGGAAGGATTACCGCAGCGCCATTCAGAACTATCTGATTCCCGAGTTTGGAGCGCTACGGCTTCGCGACCTGACAACGGCGCATATTCGGCAGTGGTTGGGCGGTTTAACCATCAGCAACAAGCGCATCAACAACGTTCTCGTGCCGCTTCGGGGGATGCTCAAAGATGCCTATGTGGATGGCCTGATTGACCGTGATCCCATGGACCGCATCCGCAACTTGCCCATTACGCGGGAAGATCCAGACCCGTTTGCGCCAGATGAGCAAGAGAGCATCCTGGCGGCCTTGGCGGGCACGGCCCAGGCGCGCAATCTCATCCAGTTCGCTTTCTGGACGGGCTTGCGCACTTCGGAGTTGTTGGCGGTGGAGTGGGGCGACGTGGATTGGAAGCGCGGCGTGGTGAGAATCCGCCGCGCCAATGTGCGGGGCGACGTTAAGACCCCGAAGACGCGCGCCGGAATGCGCGACGTGAAATTATTGGCTCCCGCCAAGGAAGCCTTGAAAGCGCAAAAGGCGCATTCATTTCTGGCTGGCGGGGCGATCTTCCTCAATCCGCGTTCAAGCAAGCCTTGGCGGGATGACACACACATTCGGCAACAGGTTTGGGAGCCCGCCTTAAAGCGCTCTGGCGTGCGCTATCGCAACCTCTATCAAACCCGCCACACTTATGCATCTATGATGTTATCCACGGGGGAGAACCCCATGTGGGTGGCTCAGCAGATGGGGCACGCGGATTGGGGAATGATTCGCAAGATCTACGGGCGTTGGATTGCCGACATGAACCCCGACGCCGGGGCCAAGGCCGAAGCTTGGTTGCGGGGCTATAAGTCCCAATCTTCTATAAAGGGGGAGAGCGCATAGAGCGCCAATCCGTCATGGAAACGGGCATGTGTAGGCATGGCGCAGTGGCGCAATATGGCTCATGCATAGCCGGGCCTGAGCGTATCCGCATTGGTCACATGGTGGTCACAAAGCGAGGGCTGTAGTTGTATAAGTATTTGATTTGCAAGGAATGTAAATGGCGGAGGAGCAGGGATTCGAACCCTGGGTGGGCGTGAGCCCACAACGGTTTTCGAGACCGTCCCGTTCAACCGCTCCGGCACTCCTCCGTGGCGCGGTCTGGCTTGACAAGGCCCAACAAATTACACCATTGCGCTGGCCAGGGCAAGGCGATTACGCGGCGAAGGGTCGGTTGGCCTGTTGGACAACGCATGATATGATGCTCCATTGGCGCCAGTATGTGTTGGCGTCGAGTCCACACGACCAAACGCGGCGGGCCGTCTGCGGGCCGCGCCGGGAGGCAGCATCATGTCGAATCGACCCAAGCCCATGACCCTGGTGATCCTCGATGGCTGGGGCGTGCGCGCATCGACCGAAAGCAACGCCATCCACTACGCCAACAAACCCAATTTCGACCGCTGGCGCGCCGAGCGCCCCTTCGCCACCGTGGAGACGGCGGC
This genomic window contains:
- a CDS encoding terminase large subunit domain-containing protein, with protein sequence MTLPAMARDLRYALDPVAWAVERLQWEPDTWQRRFLLSASQRVILLCSRQVGKSTAAAALALHTAIFRPGSNTLLLSPSQRQSGELFRKISGFLKALPEQERPQLPEDNRLSLATASGSRVVSLPGSPDTIRGYSGVDLLVLDEAAFASDALYMAVLPMLAASGGRLVLLSTPQGKRGFFYREWADGGADWARIQVRASECPRISPAFLEQQRQTMGEAWFQQEYMAEFSDNLNAVFSHNAIQAAFCNDVDPLFPSGLEGFEGGAGDMFAVNPAFRT
- a CDS encoding toprim domain-containing protein — translated: MDAAQLRERVDLHDLCHKLGIQKGKSGNYRAPWRDDKKASLSIFGEGRKWKDHADGDKGGSCIDLVMHARSVAMPEAMSLLHDLYGFARDLPQTPAQTQPESTEQYVWRQAKSSPKLSEAKTYLIERRKLPKEWVERWAGKAFGYSDWSPSGEGKNPAEYGPAIVFPVHDAHGQAVGVNQRYLADDHPIKMRMLGGASGGFYRPDAATLRKPVLTLVESPIDALTLTAAGCPAIAFLSASMIGSLPLSWLNDTQRLMILADDDDAGRKAANGLYHRALSQGITVQMAGWASAWAVARKDPNDALQAGESLEAIKEAARSADRALFPAGAPFVPAGEFGRSKGYLCDLDSMHFQKSVRIDGDDHTIEEPMAGFRVYRIDPITIHDPETALASVAYGHAATRSVVTYRRAESDYMQQAVIDAKDMGDPRKWRTLGHVHNSKQLALAMQTLSRDRNNQQESVDVIGLVRVGERIRVNDGESAFLDAERCLYHRWRAPSGPIADAAMTVRQMRSLLKGDLGLFLLAWHLGAFLKAFIGFWPHLAISAHAGSGKTTIVEIMRSLTGAISVEPSELSTGYRAMKSLSNHALPIYFDEISRAKPQPLSNFLDLLNVAYRQERRNHGSASTAFLLAGSACMIGQDNPTDDAALASKVIQFDIDGAKGGAIRPQAPVSGARMGGVSGVQMEPGERP
- a CDS encoding site-specific integrase → MDRRKSGGVRVRGKGIQIDFYCRGVRCRETLRLSPTKTNLHRAANIKAKIEEEIATGTFDYAKYFPNSSRVALFSKGPKPSNQRVGEALEDFLADKRRGCAVSTWKDYRSAIQNYLIPEFGALRLRDLTTAHIRQWLGGLTISNKRINNVLVPLRGMLKDAYVDGLIDRDPMDRIRNLPITREDPDPFAPDEQESILAALAGTAQARNLIQFAFWTGLRTSELLAVEWGDVDWKRGVVRIRRANVRGDVKTPKTRAGMRDVKLLAPAKEALKAQKAHSFLAGGAIFLNPRSSKPWRDDTHIRQQVWEPALKRSGVRYRNLYQTRHTYASMMLSTGENPMWVAQQMGHADWGMIRKIYGRWIADMNPDAGAKAEAWLRGYKSQSSIKGESA
- a CDS encoding helix-turn-helix domain-containing protein → MNAQNTEPPLDHFQAALDQAGLTLKDRYSIPEAAKALGVSPQTARAWVHDGKLAVMEMGPRARWVLAQDLKAFINAAYRAAERGPNPAAKLSA
- a CDS encoding helix-turn-helix transcriptional regulator; translated protein: MNMRPMKYVTLRKFSELTGYSKQAAESKMKRGDWMRDQHYRKAPDGRILMDLEAIEKWIEENPAA